One genomic window of Candidatus Parvarchaeota archaeon includes the following:
- a CDS encoding lipoate--protein ligase family protein: MENKQIRLLETDYHSAYWNMALDQVLMEQAAAGQGTFPCLRLYRWKPPAVSIGYFQRLREEVDVDKCRELGVDIVRRATGGGAVFHDAELTYSFVTKIYPDNILESYKLVCGAILSGLESIGIKGQFSPLNDLVLGGKKFSGNAQTRKNGVMLQHGTILLQVDVEKMFSLLKVPDEKMRGKLISSVKERVTGLDIPYQKASQAVKEGFSLAFGATLAKSDVSLKELMATENASKIYSSLQWLDRV; this comes from the coding sequence ATGGAAAACAAACAAATCAGGCTTCTTGAAACCGACTATCACAGTGCATATTGGAACATGGCACTTGACCAGGTTCTGATGGAACAGGCGGCAGCTGGACAGGGGACATTTCCATGCCTGCGGCTTTATCGCTGGAAGCCTCCGGCGGTTTCAATCGGCTATTTTCAGAGGCTGCGTGAAGAGGTCGACGTTGACAAGTGCAGGGAGCTTGGCGTTGACATCGTGAGGAGGGCGACAGGTGGCGGGGCAGTCTTCCACGACGCAGAGCTTACCTATTCGTTTGTGACTAAAATCTATCCTGACAACATTCTTGAGTCCTACAAGCTTGTCTGCGGGGCAATTTTATCGGGCCTTGAAAGCATAGGAATCAAGGGCCAGTTTTCCCCGCTCAACGACCTGGTGCTTGGGGGGAAAAAGTTCTCGGGCAATGCGCAAACAAGGAAAAACGGGGTGATGCTGCAGCACGGCACAATCCTGCTGCAGGTAGATGTTGAAAAAATGTTTTCCCTCCTCAAAGTTCCGGATGAAAAGATGCGCGGCAAGCTGATTTCGTCTGTAAAAGAGCGCGTGACTGGCCTTGACATTCCATACCAGAAGGCATCGCAGGCAGTCAAGGAGGGTTTTTCACTGGCTTTTGGCGCAACGCTTGCAAAAAGCGACGTATCGCTCAAGGAGCTTATGGCAACTGAAAACGCCTCAAAAATTTATTCCAGCCTGCAGTGGCTTGATCGGGTGTAG
- a CDS encoding glycine dehydrogenase subunit 2, producing MVVKLLFELNSQPTGHVPCAKEGTLEKAAIPAGLARESLPLPNLNEVDVVRHFTALSRQNYGVDNGFYPLGSCTMKYNPKVNEDMARLSGFASLHPLSPEKCCQGALEILHSLENYLCEITGFSAFSLQPAAGAHGELACCMIAKKHFGAKRTQVILPDSSHGTNPASAAMCGFEVVEIKSDGAGGMDLGALRAALSDKTALVMITNPSTLGLFDQNIGKIAQMVHEAGALLYCDGANLNAMLGITRPADQGFDMMHINLHKTFSTPHGGGGPGGGPIGVTRELEKYLPVPRIVKSNGTYSLDYAKPDSIGKVKAFWGNFGVALRAYTYIRSQGPDLRSVSESAVLCANYLMHILKDYYDLPYNRTCCHEFVLSASRQMENGVHAMDIAKRLLDYGYHAPTIYFPLIVKEALMIEPNETESKATLDEFAQVMIQIAQESKTNAKVLHDAPINTPVGRVDGVLAARKPNLRWAEK from the coding sequence ATGGTTGTAAAACTTTTGTTCGAACTTAACAGCCAGCCAACTGGGCACGTGCCTTGCGCAAAAGAGGGGACGCTTGAAAAAGCGGCAATTCCTGCGGGCCTTGCAAGGGAAAGCCTGCCGCTTCCAAACCTAAATGAGGTTGATGTTGTCAGGCACTTCACGGCCCTTTCAAGGCAAAACTACGGCGTTGACAACGGGTTTTACCCGCTTGGAAGCTGCACAATGAAGTACAACCCAAAAGTCAATGAAGACATGGCGCGCCTTTCCGGCTTTGCATCGCTTCATCCCCTGTCGCCGGAAAAGTGCTGCCAGGGGGCCTTGGAAATCCTCCACTCGCTTGAAAACTATCTGTGCGAAATCACCGGATTCTCTGCCTTCAGCCTCCAGCCTGCCGCAGGCGCGCACGGCGAGCTTGCCTGCTGCATGATTGCAAAGAAGCATTTTGGCGCCAAGCGCACTCAAGTCATACTTCCAGACAGCTCGCATGGCACGAACCCCGCAAGTGCTGCAATGTGCGGCTTTGAAGTAGTTGAGATAAAAAGCGACGGAGCCGGGGGCATGGACCTTGGGGCGCTTCGTGCAGCCCTAAGCGACAAAACCGCACTTGTGATGATTACCAATCCAAGCACGCTTGGCCTGTTTGACCAGAACATAGGCAAGATAGCGCAGATGGTGCATGAAGCCGGGGCACTGCTGTATTGTGATGGGGCTAACCTGAATGCCATGCTTGGAATCACGCGGCCGGCTGACCAGGGCTTTGACATGATGCACATAAACCTGCACAAGACCTTTTCCACCCCTCATGGGGGCGGCGGTCCAGGCGGCGGGCCCATTGGCGTGACGCGGGAACTTGAAAAATACCTTCCCGTCCCAAGGATTGTGAAAAGCAACGGCACTTACTCGTTGGACTATGCAAAACCGGACTCAATTGGCAAGGTAAAGGCATTCTGGGGGAACTTTGGCGTTGCGCTTCGGGCATATACCTACATAAGAAGCCAGGGGCCTGACTTGCGCAGTGTTTCAGAGTCAGCAGTGCTTTGCGCCAACTACCTTATGCACATTCTCAAGGATTACTACGACCTTCCCTACAATAGGACATGCTGCCATGAATTTGTGCTTTCTGCAAGCAGGCAGATGGAAAATGGCGTGCATGCAATGGACATTGCAAAACGGCTTTTGGACTATGGTTATCACGCACCGACAATCTATTTCCCGCTTATTGTCAAGGAGGCCCTGATGATTGAGCCAAACGAGACTGAAAGCAAGGCAACCCTTGACGAGTTTGCCCAGGTAATGATTCAAATAGCGCAGGAATCAAAGACAAATGCCAAGGTGCTGCACGATGCACCCATCAACACCCCTGTCGGGCGCGTGGACGGCGTTCTTGCTGCAAGAAAGCCAAATCTGCGGTGGGCTGAAAAATAA
- the lipA gene encoding lipoyl synthase, with protein MESKLPPWLKIRPPTGGEIVLFQKVSSALGDLKLNTICQTGKCPNRGECWSAGTATFLLMGNTCTRRCHFCNCPTAARAESLEADEPANVVLAVRRMGLAHVVLTCVARDDLPDQGASHIAKTINAIKADRPSVTVEALIPDFRGNGQCLSQVLESGVDVLSHNIEVVRQLQKSVRDHRAGYEQSLAVLANAKRLKPQVVTKSALMLGLGETQEQISQAMDDLRGVGVDILTIGQYLRPNTKCLPVKEYVTPEKFGQLEKIGLGKGFKMVVAGPFVRSSYKAAEAFEKSLIAQRRAAAGTGGGLAMEIKTGKSVFKAGKLLKVFVEYDNHIRKIKITGDFFLHPEEKIVEIEQGLVGVEANQAAVNQRLSVLLKGIDVFGFDQLQLSQAIAACFEGENKAG; from the coding sequence ATGGAATCAAAGCTGCCGCCATGGCTCAAGATACGCCCGCCAACAGGCGGCGAAATTGTACTTTTCCAAAAAGTGTCATCCGCCCTAGGCGACTTGAAGCTCAATACAATATGCCAGACCGGCAAATGCCCGAATCGGGGCGAGTGCTGGAGCGCAGGCACGGCGACATTTCTTTTGATGGGAAACACCTGCACCAGGCGATGCCATTTTTGCAACTGCCCTACGGCAGCGCGCGCAGAATCGCTTGAGGCAGATGAGCCTGCAAATGTCGTGCTTGCAGTCAGGCGCATGGGCCTGGCGCACGTTGTGCTGACTTGTGTTGCAAGGGACGACCTGCCCGACCAGGGCGCCTCACATATAGCAAAGACGATTAATGCAATAAAAGCCGACAGGCCAAGTGTGACTGTGGAGGCACTCATACCTGATTTTCGCGGAAACGGGCAGTGCCTGTCGCAGGTATTGGAGTCGGGGGTTGATGTACTAAGCCACAACATTGAAGTCGTCCGCCAGCTCCAAAAATCGGTCAGGGACCATAGGGCAGGCTATGAACAATCTCTTGCTGTCCTTGCAAATGCAAAGCGGCTCAAGCCGCAGGTTGTGACAAAATCTGCGCTTATGCTTGGGCTTGGCGAGACGCAGGAACAGATATCCCAGGCAATGGATGATTTGCGCGGCGTTGGGGTTGACATACTGACAATAGGCCAGTATCTTCGTCCAAATACCAAATGCCTTCCAGTAAAAGAATACGTTACCCCTGAAAAATTCGGGCAGCTTGAGAAGATCGGGCTTGGCAAGGGCTTCAAGATGGTTGTTGCAGGCCCTTTTGTCAGAAGCTCTTACAAAGCAGCAGAGGCGTTTGAAAAATCACTGATAGCCCAGAGAAGGGCAGCGGCAGGAACTGGAGGTGGGCTGGCAATGGAAATAAAAACAGGGAAAAGCGTCTTTAAGGCAGGAAAGCTTCTGAAGGTTTTTGTCGAATATGACAACCACATAAGGAAGATAAAAATCACAGGGGATTTTTTCCTCCACCCTGAAGAAAAAATAGTTGAGATAGAGCAGGGCCTTGTGGGGGTTGAGGCAAACCAAGCAGCCGTAAACCAGAGGCTTTCCGTTTTGCTTAAGGGTATAGATGTGTTCGGGTTTGACCAGCTACAGCTGTCGCAGGCCATTGCAGCCTGTTTTGAAGGTGAAAACAAGGCGGGTTGA